In Clupea harengus chromosome 13, Ch_v2.0.2, whole genome shotgun sequence, one DNA window encodes the following:
- the mrpl57 gene encoding ribosomal protein 63, mitochondrial: MFLTLALLRKGISGKQWIGKYRRPRPVTWQMKRNMLKQLDREAENEYWLSRSYMTREQERGHATERRKQMWEDIREVRFVSRFPEHKHLEDHLGHLNTTKTWSS; encoded by the coding sequence ATGTTCCTCACCCTGGCTCTGCTGAGGAAGGGCATCTCGGGCAAGCAGTGGATTGGCAAGTACCGGCGTCCGCGGCCCGTCACCTGGCAGATGAAGCGCAACATGCTGAAGCAGCTGGACCGGGAGGCGGAGAACGAGTACTGGCTCAGTCGGTCCTACATGACccgggagcaggagagaggccaTGCCACGGAGAGGCGCAAGCAGATGTGGGAAGACATCCGGGAGGTGCGCTTCGTCTCCAGGTTCCCCGAGCACAAGCACCTGGAGGACCACCTGGGCCACCTTAACACCACCAAGACGTGGTCCAGCTAG